In the Flavisolibacter tropicus genome, one interval contains:
- a CDS encoding GH92 family glycosyl hydrolase: MKRYQTYPVAVLLLLCAVLELSAQTGGKKFTTYVNPFIGTAAVDKKSLSGCAFPGATMPFGFVQLSPDTRHEVNRPCSGYDYNDKTIVGFSHTHLNGTGIADLLDVLIMPITGNSKTADDYKDSVSRDFRSAFSHSQESARPGYYQVNLLDYNVNAELTATAHAGFHRYTFPQSSGAGFVIDMDHSRLKGTGNRSAKIISAEIRIVDNKTIEGYRVLTGWAKMRRVYFRAEFSRPFASSFLFDGKRIYENKPLVMGAEGIKAVVHFDSKANEQVLVKVGISATSIANAKQNLAAEIPAWNFDQVVTNAENAWEKELKQIQVEGTEKQKRIFYTGLYHAFIQPNNVADVNGDYPAGDYTTGNAPDKIHYSTFSLWDTYRAAHPLYTIVQQQRTAGFINSMLRHYDSYGILPIWQLWSVETYCMIGNHAIPVIVDAALKGIKGFDVAKAYEAIKGSSTRDHIQSPFGIYNKYGYMPEDLQSQSVSITLETAYNDWCVAQLAKKLGKTDDYNFFLKRSGNYRNLFESGTGFFRAKDKDGKWIEPFNPLQYGGNGGQPYTEGNAWQYLWYVPHNVPDFMSLMGGKQAFVAKLDTFFNLQDTIKKNGNASGFIGQYAHGNEPSHHAAYLYDYAGEPWKTQFYINKVLQEQYDDQPAGYTGNEDCGQMSSWYIFSAMGFYPVNPANGVYAIGSPVLSKATIDLPNGKKFTVQVKNAGRENAYIQSITLNGKAYNKAYITHADILNGATVEFTMGPQPNKKWGVDMPPVL; the protein is encoded by the coding sequence ATGAAACGCTATCAAACCTACCCGGTTGCTGTGCTGCTCCTTTTGTGCGCTGTGTTAGAACTGTCAGCACAAACGGGCGGTAAAAAGTTCACTACTTATGTAAACCCTTTTATTGGCACGGCTGCTGTTGATAAGAAAAGCTTATCCGGCTGCGCCTTTCCTGGCGCTACGATGCCCTTTGGCTTTGTGCAACTGAGCCCCGATACAAGGCATGAAGTAAACCGGCCCTGTTCCGGTTATGATTATAACGATAAAACCATTGTGGGCTTTAGCCATACCCACCTCAATGGCACCGGCATTGCCGATCTGCTGGATGTGCTTATCATGCCTATCACCGGCAACAGCAAAACTGCTGATGATTACAAAGACAGCGTGTCCAGGGATTTTCGGTCGGCTTTTAGCCATAGCCAGGAGTCTGCAAGACCAGGTTACTACCAGGTTAACCTGCTGGACTATAACGTAAACGCTGAACTAACGGCCACGGCCCATGCCGGGTTTCACCGATACACCTTTCCGCAAAGCAGTGGCGCCGGTTTTGTTATTGATATGGACCACAGCCGCCTGAAAGGCACCGGCAACCGGTCGGCAAAAATTATTTCGGCAGAAATAAGAATTGTTGACAACAAAACCATTGAAGGCTACCGCGTACTAACCGGATGGGCCAAAATGCGAAGGGTTTATTTCAGGGCTGAGTTTTCTCGCCCTTTTGCCAGCAGTTTTTTGTTTGATGGCAAACGCATTTATGAGAACAAGCCACTGGTGATGGGCGCCGAAGGCATAAAGGCGGTGGTACACTTTGACTCCAAAGCCAACGAACAGGTGTTGGTGAAGGTAGGCATCTCTGCCACCAGCATTGCCAACGCCAAACAAAACTTAGCGGCGGAAATTCCGGCGTGGAACTTTGACCAGGTAGTTACTAACGCGGAAAACGCCTGGGAGAAAGAATTAAAACAAATACAGGTAGAAGGAACGGAAAAGCAGAAGCGTATTTTCTATACAGGATTGTATCATGCCTTTATTCAGCCAAACAATGTGGCTGATGTAAACGGCGATTATCCTGCCGGCGATTATACCACCGGCAACGCTCCTGATAAAATTCATTACTCCACTTTTTCCTTGTGGGATACCTACCGTGCTGCGCACCCACTGTACACCATTGTGCAACAGCAAAGAACGGCCGGCTTCATTAACAGCATGCTCCGGCATTACGATAGTTACGGCATTCTGCCCATTTGGCAATTGTGGAGCGTGGAAACTTATTGCATGATCGGCAACCATGCCATTCCCGTCATTGTGGATGCGGCGCTGAAAGGCATTAAAGGATTTGATGTGGCCAAAGCGTATGAAGCCATTAAAGGTTCTTCTACCAGGGATCATATTCAATCGCCTTTTGGTATTTACAACAAGTATGGCTACATGCCAGAAGACCTGCAGTCGCAGTCGGTGTCCATTACACTGGAAACCGCCTACAATGATTGGTGCGTGGCGCAACTGGCAAAAAAGTTAGGTAAAACGGACGACTATAATTTCTTCCTTAAACGTTCGGGCAACTACCGCAACCTGTTTGAAAGCGGCACTGGCTTCTTTCGGGCCAAAGACAAGGATGGTAAATGGATAGAACCCTTCAACCCCTTGCAATACGGAGGCAATGGCGGTCAGCCTTATACCGAAGGCAATGCCTGGCAGTACCTCTGGTATGTTCCGCACAATGTGCCCGACTTTATGAGCCTGATGGGCGGCAAGCAAGCTTTCGTGGCCAAGCTGGATACATTTTTTAACCTGCAGGATACCATAAAGAAGAATGGCAACGCATCGGGTTTCATCGGGCAGTATGCGCATGGCAATGAGCCCAGTCATCATGCTGCTTATTTGTACGATTATGCCGGTGAGCCGTGGAAGACACAGTTTTATATAAACAAAGTATTGCAGGAACAATACGATGATCAGCCGGCCGGTTATACCGGTAATGAAGATTGCGGGCAGATGTCCTCCTGGTATATTTTCAGTGCCATGGGTTTTTACCCCGTCAATCCGGCCAACGGTGTTTATGCCATTGGTTCACCCGTGTTAAGCAAGGCTACCATTGATCTTCCCAACGGTAAAAAGTTTACCGTGCAGGTAAAAAACGCCGGCAGGGAAAATGCGTATATACAATCCATAACGCTGAACGGAAAAGCGTATAATAAAGCGTATATCACACATGCAGACATTCTTAACGGTGCTACCGTGGAATTTACAATGGGACCGCAGCCCAATAAAAAATGGGGCGTGGATATGCCGCCGGTGCTATAA
- a CDS encoding NADPH-dependent F420 reductase → MKIAVLGTGMVGDAIGSRLVELGHEVKMGSRTADNEKAKAFVAKHNGQASAGTFADAAAFGEIIFNCTAGGASVEALTMAGESNIGGKIIVDIANPLDFSKGMPPSLIPALSNTHSLGEEIQKTFPSTKVVKTLNTMWCGLMVNPALINSGDHTNFICGHDVDAKQQVKVLLNEFGWKNENILDLGDISSARGTEAILPVWLRIWNATQNGAFNFKVIS, encoded by the coding sequence ATGAAAATAGCTGTTTTAGGAACGGGCATGGTCGGTGATGCCATTGGCTCAAGATTAGTTGAACTGGGACACGAAGTGAAAATGGGAAGCCGTACGGCTGATAATGAAAAAGCAAAGGCTTTTGTTGCTAAACATAATGGGCAGGCCAGTGCCGGTACTTTTGCCGATGCTGCTGCTTTTGGTGAGATCATTTTCAATTGTACCGCTGGTGGTGCTTCCGTAGAAGCATTGACCATGGCCGGCGAGTCGAACATTGGAGGAAAGATCATAGTGGATATTGCCAACCCGCTGGACTTTAGCAAGGGAATGCCGCCAAGTTTGATTCCTGCACTGAGCAATACCCATTCATTGGGCGAGGAAATACAGAAAACCTTCCCCTCAACCAAAGTGGTAAAAACATTAAACACAATGTGGTGCGGACTAATGGTGAACCCAGCCTTGATCAACAGTGGTGATCATACGAATTTTATTTGTGGCCATGATGTTGACGCTAAGCAACAAGTAAAAGTGCTGCTGAATGAATTTGGATGGAAGAATGAGAATATTCTTGACCTGGGTGATATTTCTTCAGCCAGAGGCACGGAAGCGATTCTACCGGTATGGTTACGTATTTGGAATGCTACACAAAATGGTGCCTTCAATTTTAAGGTGATCAGCTAG
- a CDS encoding transposase has protein sequence MDALRFRAKQGQVKVCASVLMPNHIHLIWRISKGQKREVVQRDFLKFTARAILEYLNKANPALYAKLQVHAADRALQVWKRDSMSIDLYSGKFLKQKTDYIHANPCQPKWNLVAHPVDYYYSSAAYYENGSDPFQLLTHFSDI, from the coding sequence TTGGATGCCTTACGTTTTAGGGCAAAACAAGGCCAGGTAAAGGTCTGCGCTTCTGTACTTATGCCGAATCATATTCACTTGATCTGGCGAATCAGTAAAGGACAGAAAAGAGAAGTTGTACAGCGTGACTTTCTAAAGTTTACTGCCAGGGCAATCCTTGAGTATTTGAATAAAGCTAACCCTGCACTATATGCTAAGTTACAGGTGCATGCGGCCGACAGAGCACTCCAGGTTTGGAAACGCGATTCCATGAGCATTGATTTATATTCAGGCAAGTTCTTGAAACAGAAAACTGATTATATCCATGCCAATCCTTGTCAGCCGAAGTGGAACCTTGTTGCGCACCCTGTAGATTATTACTATTCCTCTGCAGCATATTATGAAAACGGCAGCGATCCTTTTCAATTGTTAACACACTTTTCGGATATATAA